The region CACTTCGAGTATGCTTTGGCTCAAGGGGGATTCAAGAGTGCCAGTTATGTCCAAGTCATGGACTGGATTGCCGAGAAGGCATCTGTTACCCTGGCTCAAACGGGGCGATTAACGGTAGTTGTTCAAGATAATGGCTCTGCCCATACCAGTCGTCTGGCTCAGCAACAATGGCTCAAGTGGCAAGCCCAAGGATTGTTCCTCTTCTGGTTGCCACCCTACTGTTCTGAGATGAATCGGATCGAGGAGCAGTGGCATCAACTCAAAACCCATGAAATTGCTGGGCGGATGTTTGAGCATGAAGTTGATTTAGCCGATGCGATCATCGAGGGAATGCAAGCTCGTAGTAGTAGGGGCAATTACTCCCTGGAACGTTTTATATTTAATTCCTCCTGACTACTTACATCTTTCCGTGAAACTTCAACCAGAGGAATCGGCATGGCTTCATCCGGCTCAGGGGTTAGCAACTTGAGGGCGGCGACATCACCACTGTCCAAACGGTAGGGCAACCATACCACGACTTCTGCCTGAATTGGTTGGTCACTGGCGAGGACATGGAAATCTAGGGAAATCTGCTTCTGCGGCTGTCCTTCATACTCGGCGAATTTATCCTTTTCGATGCCGATCGCTTGCAATACTACATGGGCACAGGTCAGCACATACCCTGGCGCGACTAGAAATCCGGCCCCGATCGTATTCCCTTTCTGATCGAATATGCGAGTGATGGCTTTTTCATAGTCGTCAACGCTGAAGGTCATTGATGCTTCCACTTCAGCGTAATTTCATAGGTCGCCTCACCACCCACTTTAGTTACGATGGCATCCACCTCTCCACTCAGCTTAATACTGAACTTCACCTCGACTTCATCGGCTGGGTCAGCCATGGCATTGAGCCGAGTTTTCAGCGTTCGGATCATTGGTGCAATACTATCCAGTGCCTCACTCAGGGTTTGCCGAGCCCTGGCTGCAAGTTGCCCCGGCGATTTTGAAACAGGTGTAATCTCGTCAGACTCAACGTCCTCGACCTCAATCAAAACTGTCTGACCCTCACCCACATCGAATTCGACTAGTTTTGCCATAATGCAGTTAATTTTTCCGATAAAGCAAATAAATTCCATCATAGTCTATCCATTCTGTTTAGCTCTAAAACGAGTCTCTTCTAGCAGTAAAAAATTTGATCGCCTACGGCGAGAAAAAAGGGCTAAGAAAATTCAGGGCTAAGAGCTTAAGGGCTGAAGTGCTAAGAAAGAGTCCTCGGCAGCACGCAACAAACCCGAAAGCCGATATTGTTGAAACGGCCCTCGCGCGAATAGTAGTAGCGAACAGCAGAACGGCAAAACCTCGGAATGCTGTTCCAGGAGCCGCCGCGCAGCACTCGACGGTTCTGCTCCCGATCTGCTTCTATCCAGGCACTGCCATCATCCGGAGCCCCTTGGTAATTGCTGTGATAATCGTCTTCGCACCACTCCCAGACATTGCCGTGCATGTCATGTAGCCCCCAATCGTTTGCTGGAAAGCGGCCTACATCAGTCGTCTGTTGCCGATACTCCCCTGACGCCCCATTGTTGTAGGTGTAATTCCCGTTGTAGTTCGCCAGGTCAGTAGAAAGCGTCTCGCCAAAATGAAATGGGGTGGTGCTCCCGGCCCGACAGGCATATTCCCACTGGGCCTCACTGGGCAGGCGATAGGCTTTGCCAGTTTTAGCGGATAGTCGCTGGCAAAATTCCTGAGCCTCCTCCCAACTCACCTGCTCTACCGGACGGTTATCTCCCTTGAACCTCGATGGGGCGGGGTTAAGTCGTTCTTTGTTGATCGGGTCATAGCCCGCGACGACTCGCCATTGCGCTTGCGTAACTGGGTAGCGCCCCATCAGGAACTGCGACACCCTGACCGGGTGTTGGGGCCGTTCGCGATCAGAACTTTCTGGCTCCGATGCTGGTGCTCCCATGACAAATTCCCCGGCGGGAATCAGCATCAGCATCAGCGTTACACCCTGGCCCAAGTCTTCGGTGTAGCTTTTATTGGTGCGCTGATAACGATGAAGAGTCAGATTATTTGCCAGGGGGGCAGGGGACGTACTCACAGTGTTATCGGTTGAACATCATCTGACTCTAGCCTATCGCGACTCCCAAGCGCTGCGGCCCCAAGCAGTGCCCTTGCCATACGCTCGATCTTGAGCGCCAGAACCCACTCAAATCTCGTGGAGTTTGACTCCAGTACCTCATCCTTGGCTGCTTCCAGTTCAGGGCGTTGCCCCCTCCACTCCCAAGCCATCTTCTACTATTTAATTGCGCCCAGCTACTTGGAACGTTTTATATTGAATTCTTCCTGACCACTTAGAAGGAACGATCGCAACCCGCACCAGTAAAAAACCTCATGCGAGTTGCGATCGCACCCTTCATCAAGCCACCAGGTCCAGCATCTCTGACCCAGCTAAAGAATTAGCGATCGCTAACCGGACCTCCAACTTCTTGACGCTAAACTCATTTCTGAGTAGCTCCAACTTGGCGACTGCCTTGCCCTTCTCTCCAGTTAACCGAAGTGATTGGGCTGATGCTTCGATATGGGTCCGGTGGCTCTGTAGCAGTTCAAAGCGGCGGGTCTTCCGCTGGCTCTCATTCTTGAGCGAGTCATCAAACGAGATCGCCAGATCAATTTCACTTTCAATCTGGGTAATCGCCTGCTTCAATTCCGTAATTCGGGTTTCGAGATCTGCCAGGGCAATGGCCGCCCGGTGAATTGCCTGGGGATATTGATTTAGTTGCATTAGGTATTCCCTCCAGTTGTCCAAAATGGTCGGTTGAGTAGTTCTCTGTGATTCTTTCGGGCTTTGAGCCTGCGTTCGACCTGTCTTGCATCTTGCAAGGTAGGGGTAATGAGGGTACGGATTACGCAGTAGGCTATGCCCCTCTCGTTTGCGGCCTTCAACATCCTTGCGCCAGTTCCTGACCTGTGTTCTGCCAACCGTCGCTCCAGGTTGTCTGTAGAACCCAAGTAAAACTGGGCTTGATGGCGATCGTTGCCAAGGGGCCACGATAGGTGAATCAGATACACGATGCCCATAGGTCCACCTATTAGGGGGCATTGCTGCCCCCACCTGGGTTATGTAGGCATCAGTTCCTTATCCATTTCATGGTCTGAGCAAGGCTCAGAATAGGAACAGCGCTGTAGGGCACTGCGAAAAATTCTGCTGTTATAGCCGTCGTAGCTGGAGCAGTGTTCAAAGGCATCTGCCGTTAGCAGGTCCAGGGAGTCGATCAGCCACTGTTGCAGACAATTCTGAAGGTCAGCCGTTGTGTAAAGCGCTCCTTCATTGGTCAGGTAGTGCTGTTGTAACCGTTCAGCGGCCTGCTCCAACTTCTGAGAGTTTAGGTGAATCCGGCCTGGGCTGTGTTCTGTATTGCGAATAGTTCCGGGTGTTAACATCGTTAGTGATCCTTAATTGGGTCTGAGTTTGAGGGCACTGTTCTGATTGGCGTCGGGCAGTGCCTCTCTTGTTATTCTTGTTATCTAACCGAATCGGTTAGAAGTCAATCGAATCAGTTAGATAATTGTCGTTTCCATTAGAAATGGGTAGGATATGGTTAGAAACTGACCATTTAGGGGTATAAGGATGACAGCCACACTAGCCGAAGCCCAAAGCATGACAATTAGATGGATGCTGGCATCAGTAATGCTGGAGAAGGATATCAAGACCGGAGATCTGGCCGAACGGACTGGCCTGCATCCAAACACAGTTTCTAAGCTGAAATCTCACAGGGAGATGCCAGCCAGACTCGATCGGGAAACCTTAGAAAAGCTGTGTGTTGCGCTCGACTGCACACCTGGGGATCTATTGCGCTACGTTCCTAATGAGGCTCAAGCATGACTGAATCCATCAAGGCTACCCGTGCCCAGGTCACGATCGGCTCCCTTATTGTTGACGGGTTCATGCTGCCCGACGGTTGACCCCAGAGCCTGGACGACCTTCGTTCTAATTGGGGAGTTGCGTTCAAAACTCCTCGATCGTCACCTCCGTGCAGGCCATCTGAAACCGGCACCCGACAGCCGCCGCCAGGACGATCGCAGTATCCAAGTTACAGGAGTGAACCTCAAACACCCGATAAATCTGTCGCCTGCGGCTCTCATAGGTGGCCTCAGTATCACCCAATTCCTGAGTGAGCCTCACATACTCCCGTGCTAAATTTGGCAACCATTTCTCATCCCACCTTTTTTTAGCTCGGCGTTGAATCGACTCTAGAACCAATTTGCTCGTGGTTATTTCCATTGGCCCAGTCTCATGGTGCTAGCGTTCATCTTAGTGCTAAAAATATCACAGTAAGTTCCCTGGCAGTTGCTGTTGGCCCTGGTAGATGGGGGAAGGGAGCGATCGCACCACTCCCGATTCAGTACCGGATCACCAGGAATGGCGCAAACTAAAATCCAGGTGAGAGTCCAGCTCTCTTCTGGGCAAATTTCTGGCTACCTCTTCGCGGGTCATCCACTGGGGGATGTTGCGAATCTCATGAACAGAGAGCTTACCCGTGGTAGAGAGTCCCAGGTTTCTCTGTCGGGGGGTATCTGATCGCCATCGCCGGTTGTGGCGATCGAAGGCAAAGCGTAGGGTTTTGGTCTCAAACATCGTTTCTCAGTCCTTGTTCTAGGGGAAGGGTTGGCCGGGGCACGACTCCCGGTTATGTGTGGGTTATCGCCAGATGCAAAGGTAGTGAGTCACCAGATACAGGCAGGTACGAGAGGCGTAACAACGGGGCTGCCGGTTGAATCGGAGTTTGAGATCTGGTTTGGGGTCCAGGGTGGCGACCAACACAATGCGCCAACCGTGAAAGGTGAGGCCAGCGATCGGGGCCAGGAGGCGATCAAATTCAGTTTGCATGTCTAAAACTCCTCCTGGTTGCGAGGATTGGGGTTATCCACATAGCCGAAAGCGAAATGCTGCCGGTGATCGTAGTGCTGGATTGTGCCATCTGGATTGGTCGGCAATTTCTTGAGACCGTTGATATAGCCGTTCAAGTAAGTCGGATCGGTGTAGCGGGGGTTCTTCCCAAAGGCAGCATCTTCTGAGCCATCCAGGAATCGCTTCTGGTCGCCTTCAGCCTCCTGCTGGCCCTGATGTTCTAAAGCCTGTTTATCTTGGAGTGACATAATGGAATCTCCATCTAGTAGTGTTCTGGGTGGTATGCCCCTGCTGATCTTTGGTCGGAATGGCAGGGGCTTTGATTTGAGCAGTTTTGGGACTTACTCCGGTCGGGCCGCTTACTGGTAAACGGATACCAGTTGCCGCATGAATTGCTGTTGCCGTTTGGCCTTGCTACCCAACCAGAGACTGTTCAGGTGACCACTGACCCCACCTCGTTGGGGGCTGTGGTGGTTGTAGTATTCGGTCACAGCAGACAAAGCCCCGTAAGCTGTCTGATAGCGGCTGAGTTCATTGGCTCCCTGTCCCTGACCTCGGAACAGCTTCAGACAGAGCTGAACTGGCCGGGGTTGCTCTGCGATCGGTTTATTGGGGTCGCCAAATTCCTGAATCAGTAACAGGGTGAATTCGGCTTCACTGACAGGGGTGTTTGCCAGTCGCTCAGTTTGTTGTTGGAAGGTATGGAAGTTATTTTTGGCTGCTTCCAACACGTCCAGAATGCGTTGCCGATCGTAGCTGCCAACATGGTTGATGTTGCGGCTCCCCACTCGAACAGGTAAGGTCATACCATTCGTACAGATGCGGGCATTTGTCATCAGGTCAACCCGTAACCCTGCGCCACACTCGTGATAGTTGGTCAGCAAGATGCGCCCATCAGTGACATCATCACGGGTGAGGCTGAACTGTTCGTTGAGTTTGGCAGTTGCAAAGATGGTGCGTCCTCCCCGCAATTCGCCCAGGTGTTCCAGTTCCAGGCCGGTGTCATCGCAGAACTGACGAAAGGTTTCCAAAATCTGACTATTCTGGAAGGGTTGCCAGCGTCCACCAACGGTATCTAGCAGTAGGCCACTATCGCTGCGATAAATGGCTTGACGATAGTTAGACTCGTGAGAGTAGGTCAGGCCATAACGCAGGTCTGACAGCTCTACACTCCAATCCAAACCCGCTTGTCTAAGCTGCTCCTGAAGGCTCAACTTCGAATCAATGGGGGCTCCAACTCCCCGATACATGGCCACGTTTTCCTCGGTGGTAGCTTCCATGGACTGGGTGTGCGTCGTTCGTTGTTGGTTGCGGATCTGAAGGTTGTAAGCTGGTGAGCTGTTACTAGGCTGATGTTTGAAAGTCATAAGTTGTCCTCATTTAGTTGTTGTTCTGGGTATCGCTGCGTGGTCGGTCGCAGGGGCAGTTTCAAGACTTACCCAGGTCAGCGGGCTATACCTGATAGCCCTGTTTGCGGCGGGTCTTGCTCACTTTGGGTGCTGGTAAGGGCTGGAGCATGATGCGGATCAGATTGTCATCGCTGGGCGGGGGTGGCTGGGGTGATTGCATGGCTGATTTTCCTTTCAAGTGGACAGAGGCAGACTTGCAGCCGTCTGCCAGGGCAGTATCTTAAGCAGCTTGGCTCACTTGCCGATTGGTGCAGATGGAAACCAGAGCCAGGAGGCCATCAAACTCCCACACCTTCACCTCAAAGGCACATTCAGGCAGTCGATCGCTCTCACGAGCCAAACACCGAATGCCGCTGTAATGGCTGCGTAGCCAGGTCACAAACTCCTGAGCAGATTGCTCAGAGTCGAAACCAAAGTAAGCACACTGAATACGATCGCGGCGGCCATTCTTACCCGGATGCTTCAAAGCCTTGTACATGAGAGCTAACCGGGGGGAGATCTGTAACAGGCTGAAGCCATCCTTGAGCGTGATGATGTGGGTGCGGATCATGGCTGTCTCCTTAACTCTTATGTGTTAATTTTAGCACAAAATAGTACATGTGTATTGAATTTGACATAAAAAAAGCCCCATATTTAGGGGCAGCGATCGGGGTCTGTGAAACCTACCAGGGCAACAGCACACCTGGCGTTTCTGAACCGTGAGATGGAGGCTGAGGGATAGTTTCCCGAATGGCCGAAAGTGCCCAGGCTGGGGCAGAGAGTAGTAAAGCCAGACCACGATCGCAGGGGGCAGAAGCCTGCAGAGAACCACCCACAGAACGAAACCAGTCAGAAAACCCCAGAGGTAGGCAAGAGCCGGATGGGAACCAGATAACAGCACAACCAGAAACTCTTGCAGGACGGGACCAACAGCCAGCGGGGAACTCGAAGGGACAGAGCAAGGACATAGACAAAAGATCTGATGCGATTGTGCTAATTATAGCACAAAATAGAGGCGGTTTGAGGCCAGGGCAGTGCAGTGGGCACCCCTTGCCCTGTGCTACCCTTACCCCCTCTCCTAGCCCAGCGGCAATGAGCGCCAGAGATTCCCCCCGGCGAACGGAGCGCCCCAACCAAACGACAAAGCACAGGCTGGCAGGCTGTGTACCTTATCAATTACCCTGGCTTCTTGATCGAGGAGTGTGACACAGCCTGACTGGTTGCCTGTGCCAGCTTGCCCCAGTTTGGCGCGAAGTGAGCCGTCAGAGATCTCCACTGGGAAGCGCGGCTGGAGTGCAGCGAGAGCGGCGCGGCAACCTTGTCAGTGGAGCTGACCGACCGTAGGGAGGTGAGCGGAACGGTAAATGAATAGTTTGTGAAGAGAGTTTCAAAGCCTCGCTACATCCTCTAGACTTTGATCAAAGAAAAACTCTTCCTCAAGATCATTGAACTATGCCAATGCGGAGAGCGGATCGCAAAGATTCCAACGACGACAACGCGAATCGGAACCCTCGCTCCCGTCAGCAGGAGCCAGCTTCCTCTCACGAACTAAAGCAACTCTTGATGACGGCCCGCAGCCAACGGGATGAGGCCCGCAGTAAATCAGAAGAATGGGAAAAGGTTGCCAAAGCCAACGAAGCTGCAGCCAGCCAACTGGTTCATGTGCAGCAGGAATTGCAAATCATCCGTACTGAAGTTCATCAATGGCAGGGACAGGCAGAAGCAAATCATCAGCTCTTTCAAGTAGAGCAAGAGCAACATCATCAGGTCTTGTCCTGGTACCAGGCTGAGCAGGAGAAAACCCAGTCTTACATTGCACTCTACACTGAGGAAAAGACCAGGGCGGACGATCTATTGGTCCAATTCCAGCAGGCTCAGACTCAGACCCAGCACTACATGACCCTGTATCAGGAAGCGCAAACTCAGCTCACGGTAGAGCGGCGATCGAAAGCGGGAATCAAAGGATGGGAAACTCGCCGGAAGCGGGAGAACGAGCGCCTGAAACAAGAAATCCTTCAAATGACCATTTTAGTGCGGGAGTCTTTGGCTAAGAGAGATGAGACGGAAAGTACCCTCTATGAAATGGCCGATCGTATGGATCGAATTCAGAGCCTAGTTAATTCAGTCGAAGAAGAATCCACCAGTAGCCCCATCGGACTGCTACAGAAGTTTAAGCGGATCTGGCAGGCTGTTAAAGAGATCTTGGAAGATTAACACCCCTGTCATGCCTAAGAAAGTCACTGAAATTGACCCTCCGCCTGGGAAAAAGAGTCTGGGCGATAAGATTCGCGGGATAGCCGATCAGCTCAGGCAAGATACGGAAGTGCAGATTAAGGCGACCTCCCGCATCCTGGGAGCTGCTGCCCAGATAGCCCAGAACCACGATCGCTTGATCGATGAAGTTACAGAGATGGTGGAACAGGACCTGGAGCAGGAAGAACAGGCCCAGCGGATAGCAAAGGCAATAGGAAGCCTGCCGCAGACCTATACCGAGGAGACCCTCAAACAACAGTTCAAAACGCTGAATCAGGCAAAGGCCCATTTCGATATCAAAGCAAATAGCTGGGCTGCTCTGGCTGCCAAACTCAACCAGGCACCGGCTGTAAAGTCTGCACCTTCTCCTCAGCAGGATGTCCTCTCGCGTCTGGAGGGAATTGAAGCAGAGGTGACAGAATTGCGAGCTCAGGTTACGCAAGTCCTGACGATCGTGACTGAGATTTTGACTGTGGTGAACCAGGGGGCACCCAACCGGAAGTAAAGCGTTCTATGATAGGCCGACTCCAGACATGTAATTTCTGCCGATCGAGCTACTCATACCAGACTAGCTGCACCACCTGCCAGATCGCCTTTGTCCCCAGCAAAATTTGACTGCCTGCGATCGGGAGAGCGTCCACCTCACCTGTACATTCACCACTTTCCGGCGAGAGGACGCCATGGATCTGGGTTCAGGGTTAAAAACAGTCTATGATCCGATTGGGTCATGGAGGCAGACCTGCAACATGCTTCAGAGCATTGGCTTGGCATTAACTTATCTGCTGTTAAAAAACCAGCTACACACCATGTTCTGGGCCATACCAACCGGGGAATCTTGGGAAAATTCGGCGAGAGCAGTGACTTCATCACTCTGACTGTAACCACCCTTCTTCAGGTAAGCACGGGTTGAAAGAAGTGTCAGGGTATTGCGATAGCAGTTGGTTTCAAAGATAAAAGAAGTGGCCCTAGAGTCCTCTGCTAAAGATCCATCGGCATAAAGCTGGAAAATTGCGCCATATCGGGTTGTTTCGGAGTTGCCGATCGACCAGGTTATGCCATTACGTTTAAGTAAGAAAGTGGCCTGATCTTCTGCAGCAGCCCTGAGAGGCAGACTGGTTAGCAGCCCTACCGTAAGGAGGGTAAGTGCGGTGAAAGATTTGTACATAAACTTTTCCCAGAAATCTTTCTGAAGTTAAAGATGGATGTCCCTTGATAGCTTCGGGATCCTTGCTGAATCTTTTTCATCAGATCGCTGAATGTAGTGGTAAGTCAATCAATGATTGACGGGCAGCCAAAATTCAGGTTGTTGATTGGGGTTGAATTTTGCTGCTTCTAATCTAGTTTGTGTTTGAGAGGTTTGCGGGTTCCTCTCCCATTAAGCGACGAGTGATGAAGAACAGCAGAACGAAGCGCCAAGATAGTAATGTTCAGTTAGAGGAACTGTAGTAACGCGCAATCAGTGAGATTTTGGGCAGGTTCCCAGCCTGAGCATTGCAGATTGGACAATCCAGGCAAATACCTAAATCATCACTTAATTAGTCTGTGTAAAGCATCTGGAAAGTGCTCCGGAGAAAAATCAATTCCCAGCAAAGATTTTAATAGATATAGCACAAGCAATAGGGTGGCACTGACGGTAAGATTAAAGCCAATCAGCAAAATAATAACTGAGACCAGATTACCCACATAGGTAATAGGATCGAGCAAGGAAGGCTTCCGGAGTTTTCGTCGCCGATCTTTTCCAACAAATAGGACAATGTAAAACCGAGAAAACAATAAATCAACCACAAAACGGAGATCAACAATTTTGGGAGATGGTCTGGGAATTGCCTCCCGCAACAATCGGCGAATCTCCTCCAACTGAGAAGGCTCCAGTTGAGTCAAAATGTTGGGATCCATTTGCTTAATATAATCTTCTGCAGTTCTTTG is a window of Leptolyngbya sp. 'hensonii' DNA encoding:
- a CDS encoding CU044_2847 family protein → MAKLVEFDVGEGQTVLIEVEDVESDEITPVSKSPGQLAARARQTLSEALDSIAPMIRTLKTRLNAMADPADEVEVKFSIKLSGEVDAIVTKVGGEATYEITLKWKHQ
- a CDS encoding GIY-YIG nuclease family protein, which encodes MGIVYLIHLSWPLGNDRHQAQFYLGSTDNLERRLAEHRSGTGARMLKAANERGIAYCVIRTLITPTLQDARQVERRLKARKNHRELLNRPFWTTGGNT
- a CDS encoding trypsin-like peptidase domain-containing protein, which translates into the protein MTFSVDDYEKAITRIFDQKGNTIGAGFLVAPGYVLTCAHVVLQAIGIEKDKFAEYEGQPQKQISLDFHVLASDQPIQAEVVVWLPYRLDSGDVAALKLLTPEPDEAMPIPLVEVSRKDVSSQEELNIKRSRE
- a CDS encoding transposase, with the translated sequence HFEYALAQGGFKSASYVQVMDWIAEKASVTLAQTGRLTVVVQDNGSAHTSRLAQQQWLKWQAQGLFLFWLPPYCSEMNRIEEQWHQLKTHEIAGRMFEHEVDLADAIIEGMQARSSRGNYSLERFIFNSS
- a CDS encoding formylglycine-generating enzyme family protein, whose product is MSTSPAPLANNLTLHRYQRTNKSYTEDLGQGVTLMLMLIPAGEFVMGAPASEPESSDRERPQHPVRVSQFLMGRYPVTQAQWRVVAGYDPINKERLNPAPSRFKGDNRPVEQVSWEEAQEFCQRLSAKTGKAYRLPSEAQWEYACRAGSTTPFHFGETLSTDLANYNGNYTYNNGASGEYRQQTTDVGRFPANDWGLHDMHGNVWEWCEDDYHSNYQGAPDDGSAWIEADREQNRRVLRGGSWNSIPRFCRSAVRYYYSREGRFNNIGFRVCCVLPRTLS
- a CDS encoding helix-turn-helix domain-containing protein; protein product: MTIRWMLASVMLEKDIKTGDLAERTGLHPNTVSKLKSHREMPARLDRETLEKLCVALDCTPGDLLRYVPNEAQA
- a CDS encoding DUF932 domain-containing protein gives rise to the protein MTFKHQPSNSSPAYNLQIRNQQRTTHTQSMEATTEENVAMYRGVGAPIDSKLSLQEQLRQAGLDWSVELSDLRYGLTYSHESNYRQAIYRSDSGLLLDTVGGRWQPFQNSQILETFRQFCDDTGLELEHLGELRGGRTIFATAKLNEQFSLTRDDVTDGRILLTNYHECGAGLRVDLMTNARICTNGMTLPVRVGSRNINHVGSYDRQRILDVLEAAKNNFHTFQQQTERLANTPVSEAEFTLLLIQEFGDPNKPIAEQPRPVQLCLKLFRGQGQGANELSRYQTAYGALSAVTEYYNHHSPQRGGVSGHLNSLWLGSKAKRQQQFMRQLVSVYQ